In one Rhea pennata isolate bPtePen1 chromosome 17, bPtePen1.pri, whole genome shotgun sequence genomic region, the following are encoded:
- the TSSK2 gene encoding testis-specific serine/threonine-protein kinase 2 codes for MEDIMVLGKRGYNVGVTLGEGSYGKVKAGYSDKMKCNVAIKIIDKRKTPRDFLEKFLPREIAALKRMSHPSIVKTYEIFETFVGKVYIIMELGVKGDLLDYIKVTGAMKEEVARKRFRQLASAIKYCHNMDLAHRDLKCENILLDKDLNIKLSDFGFSKPLDRDENGKITLSKTFCGSAAYAAPEVLQGIPCNPKICDIWSLGVILYIMVCALMPFDDSNIRKMVWIQKQHRIHFPKSRHLTAACKDLIYRMLQPDVSQRLCIDEVLSHPWLQTPELTVPSTAPAAEEGECSQNLHEKKSEHKQQKESQPAEREGEREKGSS; via the coding sequence ATGGAGGATATCATGGTGCTTGGAAAGAGAGGCTATAACGTGGGTGTCACTCTGGGGGAAGGCTCCTACGGCAAAGTGAAAGCTGGCTACTCtgacaaaatgaaatgcaacGTGGCAATAAAGATTATCGACAAGAGGAAAACTCCTCGTGATTTCCTGGAAAAGTTTCTCCCCAGGGAAATAGCAGCTTTGAAACGTATGAGCCATCCATCAATAGTCAAAACCTACGAGATATTTGAAACATTCGTTGGCAAAGTGTACATCATAATGGAGCTGGGGGTAAAGGGAGACCTTCTGGACTACATCAAGGTTACTGGAGCGATGAAAGAGGAAGTTGCACGGAAGAGGTTTCGTCAGTTGGCTTCCGCCATCAAATACTGCCATAACATGGATCTTGCTCACAGGGACCTGAAATGTGAGAACATCCTTCTCGATAAAGACCTCAACATCAAGCTGTCAGACTTTGGCTTTTCCAAACCCTTAGATCGAgatgaaaatgggaaaattaCTCTCAGCAAAACCTTCTGTGGGTCTGCTGCATATGCAGCTCCTGAAGTGCTACAGGGTATTCCTTGCAACCCCAAGATTTGTGATATATGGAGCTTGGGGGTCATCCTATATATAATGGTCTGTGCATTAATGCCATTTGATGATTCTAACATCAGAAAAATGGTCTGGATTCAGAAACAACATAGGATTCACTTCCCCAAGTCCAGACACCTGACTGCGGCGTGTAAGGATCTCATTTACCGCATGCTCCAGCCAGATGTGTCTCAGAGGTTGTGCATAGATGAAGTTTTAAGTCATCCTTGGTTGCAGACTCCAGAACTCACAGTCCCTTCAACAGcaccagctgcagaagagggCGAGTGTTCCCAGAATCTACACGAGAAAAAGTCTGAacacaaacagcaaaaagaatCCCAGCCtgcagaaagggaaggagagagggaaaagggatCCTCTTAG